One genomic segment of Arenicella xantha includes these proteins:
- a CDS encoding lipase/acyltransferase domain-containing protein, with amino-acid sequence MKCLVFVPGIMGSELRNTQTGERVWPPTIGQILRKNLSTEAISDENLQAIAPISSIARFYPVYRSLLSDIDRCGYDTTGSQGKWFIPFAYDWRLANEVTAAALSDTLNQSPSFDEIVLLGHSMGGLVLRYLLESGEFNQQAWFGKVTQLITLGTPHHGAAAALKQVTGLSDNTAMTKDSVKQFVDDPRYPSAYQLVSPNGTALTQTAGLRNKLPRSVDPFSADIVHKYNLSKSNMQAARWFWSKLDVARRPSTVDYYSFVGSAHKTLHRLDWTGRDLRDTQAVDSGDGTVPISSSVDIAIPHSFSRKNHVSIFTDRQLRFELYRMLGAPSKVEPQSADLLTSVGAPGAMGLSTDRSEYQVRDTMEISISFTEPRHQPHCTLQIMQLDADSHDGLATSAATEPFRVNFEQAEIDYVCFKMSLELAPGVYELVCAGDIDDPQRTIFMVSEFSESE; translated from the coding sequence GTGAAATGTTTAGTATTTGTACCTGGGATTATGGGCTCAGAGCTTCGTAATACTCAAACCGGTGAACGGGTCTGGCCGCCCACAATCGGTCAGATTTTGCGTAAGAATCTATCGACTGAGGCAATATCCGACGAGAACTTGCAAGCGATTGCACCGATTAGTTCGATTGCGCGGTTTTATCCGGTATATCGTAGTTTATTGTCAGATATAGATCGGTGTGGATATGATACGACTGGCAGTCAAGGCAAGTGGTTTATCCCATTCGCTTATGATTGGCGTTTAGCCAATGAGGTCACGGCTGCGGCCTTGTCGGACACGCTTAACCAGTCCCCGTCGTTTGATGAAATTGTGTTGCTTGGTCATTCTATGGGCGGGCTTGTATTGCGTTACTTGCTGGAAAGTGGTGAGTTTAATCAGCAAGCCTGGTTCGGTAAAGTCACGCAGTTGATTACGCTGGGGACACCGCACCATGGTGCGGCCGCGGCGTTAAAGCAGGTGACTGGCCTATCGGACAATACCGCTATGACAAAGGATAGCGTCAAACAATTCGTCGATGATCCGCGTTATCCGTCGGCTTATCAATTAGTCTCGCCAAACGGAACGGCACTCACTCAGACTGCGGGTTTACGTAATAAGTTACCGCGCTCGGTCGATCCATTTAGTGCGGATATTGTGCATAAATACAACCTATCTAAGTCCAACATGCAAGCTGCGCGATGGTTCTGGTCGAAGCTCGACGTGGCACGTCGGCCATCGACAGTTGATTACTATTCGTTTGTCGGGAGCGCGCATAAAACGTTGCACCGACTCGACTGGACTGGGCGTGATCTGCGCGATACTCAAGCTGTCGATAGTGGCGATGGTACAGTACCTATTTCCAGTTCGGTGGATATAGCGATACCGCATAGTTTCTCACGCAAAAACCACGTCAGTATTTTCACTGATCGGCAACTTCGTTTTGAGCTATACAGAATGTTAGGTGCGCCGTCGAAAGTTGAACCTCAATCCGCCGATTTATTGACGTCAGTTGGTGCGCCTGGTGCTATGGGCCTGAGTACTGATCGTAGTGAATACCAGGTGCGAGATACCATGGAAATTAGTATTTCGTTTACCGAGCCACGACACCAGCCACATTGCACATTGCAAATTATGCAGCTTGACGCCGATTCCCACGATGGCTTAGCGACTAGTGCCGCAACCGAACCCTTCAGAGTAAACTTCGAACAAGCGGAGATCGATTATGTTTGTTTCAAAATGTCTTTGGAGCTGGCGCCAGGAGTGTATGAGTTGGTATGTGCTGGAGACATTGATGACCCTCAGCGGACTATCTTTATGGTGTCTGAATTTAGCGAGTCAGAGTAG